Proteins encoded together in one Antennarius striatus isolate MH-2024 chromosome 13, ASM4005453v1, whole genome shotgun sequence window:
- the dgat2 gene encoding diacylglycerol O-acyltransferase 2 has protein sequence MKTILAAYSGVLKGTGSSILSALQDVPSAFWPCRSKMEKHLQAISVLQWVISFLAMGAACTVLLIYMFCTDCWLIAAMYTAWLIVDWNTPKRGGRRSSWVRSWTVWTYFRDYFPIRLIKTHNLLPSRNYIFGYHPHGIFCFGAFCNFGTEATGFSKKFPGIKPSLATLAGNFRLPVLRDYLMSGGICPVNKNSIDYLLSRNGTGNAVIIVVGGAAESLQCAPGMNSVTLKNRKGFVRLALQKGSDLVPVYSFGENDAYKQVIFDEGSYWSNLQKRFQKILGFAPCLFHGCGLFFGNSWGFVPYGKPITTIVGEPITVPKIEDPTEEMVDLYHAMYIKALNCLFDKYKTRFGLKENDVLHIL, from the exons ATGAAGACCATCCTCGCTGCGTACTCGGGTGTCCTGAAAG GCACTGGCTCCAGCATCCTCTCTGCCCTGCAGGACGTCCCCTCGGCATTCTGGCCCTGCAGGTCCAAGATGGAGAAACATCTGCAGGCCATCTCTGTGCTTCAGTGGGTCATTTCCTTCTTAGCcatgg GCGCTGCTTGTACCGTCCTCCTGATTTACATGTTCTGCACCGACTGCTGGCTTATCGCCGCCATGTACACCGCGTGGCTCATCGTCGACTGGAACACGCCGAAGCGAG GTGGAAGGAGGTCCTCCTGGGTGAGGAGCTGGACCGTGTGGACGTACTTCAGAGATTACTTCCCAATCAGG CTAATTAAAACCCACAACCTGCTGCCCAGCCGGAACTACATTTTCGGCTACCACCCCCACGGCATCTTTTGTTTCGGCGCCTTTTGTAACTTCGGGACCGAGGCAACGGGCTTCTCCAAGAAATTCCCAGGCATCAAGCCCTCCCTGGCAACGCTGGCAGGAAACTTCCGCCTGCCCGTACTTCGTGACTACCTGATGTCTGGAG GCATCTGTCCAGTGAACAAGAACTCCATCGACTACCTGCTGTCACGAAACGGGACAGGAAACGCTGTGATCATCGTTGTCGGAGGAGCTGCTGAGTCCCTGCAGTGTGCCCCGGGCATGAATTCCGTCACTCTGAAGAACCGTAAAGGTTTCGTCAGGCTGGCCCTGCAGAAAGG GTCAGACCTGGTTCCAGTGTACTCCTTTGGGGAGAACGACGCCTACAAGCAGGTGATCTTTGACGAGGGAAGCTACTGGTCAAATCTCCAAAAGAGGTTTCAGAAGATACTTGGCTTCGCCCCGTGCCTTTTTCATGGATGTGGCCTCTTCTTCGGCAACTCATGGGGCTTTGTGCCTTATGGCAAGCCGATCACTACTATAG TTGGGGAGCCAATCACAGTCCCAAAGATTGAGGATCCAACTGAGGAGATGGTGGATCTGTATCATGCAATGTACATCAAGGCCCTCAACTGCCTCTTCGATAAGTACAAGACCCGCTTTGGGCTGAAAGAGAACGATGTCCTCCACATTCTGTGA